In a single window of the Jaculus jaculus isolate mJacJac1 chromosome 9, mJacJac1.mat.Y.cur, whole genome shotgun sequence genome:
- the LOC101616817 gene encoding neuferricin isoform X2 translates to MLRLCGRGPVLTTAAAAAVMAAWLMEGWGPSAELRLLVPEELARYRGGPGEPGLYLALLGRVYDVSSGRRHYEPGAHYSCFAGKVIGRFYGKDGLPTPELILVEAMMTKGLEANKQEQQEKQKFPPCNTEWSATKGSRFWCSQKSGGVSRDWIGVPRKLFKPGAKEHHCVCVRTTGPPSDHLDNPRHTNRGDLDNPNLREYTGCPSLAITCSFPV, encoded by the exons ATGCTGAGGCTCTGCGGGCGCGGGCCGGTGCTGAccaccgcggcggcggcggcggtgatGGCCGCATGGCTGATGGAGGGGTGGGGTCCCAGCGCCGAGCTCCGTCTTCTCGTACCCGAGGAGCTGGCTCGATACCGCGGCGGCCCGGGAGAACCGGGCCTCTACCTGGCGCTGCTCGGCCGCGTCTACGACGTGTCCTCGGGCCGGAGGCACTACGAGCCTGGGGCGCACTATAGCTGCTTCGCAG GAAAGGTGATTGGAAGGTTCTATGGAAAAGATGGGCTGCCCACTCCAGAACTCATTCTGGTAGAAGCCATGATGACCAAAGGCTTGGAGGCAAATAAGCAggaacagcaagagaaacagAAGTTCCCACCATGCAATACTGAGTGGAGTGCCACCAAGGGCAGCCGGTTCTGGTGTTCCCAAAAGAG tGGAGGCGTAAGCAGAGACTGGATTGGTGTCCCTAGGAAGCTGTTCAAGCCAGGAGCCAAGGAACAccactgtgtatgtgtgagaaCAACTGGCCCTCCTAGTGACCATCTGGACAACCCTAGACATACAAATCGTGGCGACTTGGACAACCCCAACTTGAGGGAGTACACAGGCTGCCCATCTCTGGCCATCACATGTTCCTTCCCAGTCTAA
- the LOC101616817 gene encoding neuferricin isoform X1: MLRLCGRGPVLTTAAAAAVMAAWLMEGWGPSAELRLLVPEELARYRGGPGEPGLYLALLGRVYDVSSGRRHYEPGAHYSCFAGRDASRAFVTGDYTEAGLVDDVTDLSFSEMLTLHNWLLFYEKNYVLVGKVIGRFYGKDGLPTPELILVEAMMTKGLEANKQEQQEKQKFPPCNTEWSATKGSRFWCSQKSGGVSRDWIGVPRKLFKPGAKEHHCVCVRTTGPPSDHLDNPRHTNRGDLDNPNLREYTGCPSLAITCSFPV, encoded by the exons ATGCTGAGGCTCTGCGGGCGCGGGCCGGTGCTGAccaccgcggcggcggcggcggtgatGGCCGCATGGCTGATGGAGGGGTGGGGTCCCAGCGCCGAGCTCCGTCTTCTCGTACCCGAGGAGCTGGCTCGATACCGCGGCGGCCCGGGAGAACCGGGCCTCTACCTGGCGCTGCTCGGCCGCGTCTACGACGTGTCCTCGGGCCGGAGGCACTACGAGCCTGGGGCGCACTATAGCTGCTTCGCAG GCCGAGATGCATCCAGAGCATTTGTGACTGGAGACTATACAGAAGCAGGCCTTGTGGATGATGTTACTGACTTGTCCTTCTCTGAGATGCTGACACTTCAcaactggcttttattttatgagaagAATTATGTACTTGTTG GAAAGGTGATTGGAAGGTTCTATGGAAAAGATGGGCTGCCCACTCCAGAACTCATTCTGGTAGAAGCCATGATGACCAAAGGCTTGGAGGCAAATAAGCAggaacagcaagagaaacagAAGTTCCCACCATGCAATACTGAGTGGAGTGCCACCAAGGGCAGCCGGTTCTGGTGTTCCCAAAAGAG tGGAGGCGTAAGCAGAGACTGGATTGGTGTCCCTAGGAAGCTGTTCAAGCCAGGAGCCAAGGAACAccactgtgtatgtgtgagaaCAACTGGCCCTCCTAGTGACCATCTGGACAACCCTAGACATACAAATCGTGGCGACTTGGACAACCCCAACTTGAGGGAGTACACAGGCTGCCCATCTCTGGCCATCACATGTTCCTTCCCAGTCTAA